A genomic window from Aethina tumida isolate Nest 87 chromosome 4, icAetTumi1.1, whole genome shotgun sequence includes:
- the LOC109602726 gene encoding integral membrane protein 2C — translation MTIITKPLSEKKGDKLDVPLVTYAAPPGGTGLPDVESGSGLALHHRTQRVSNLTTCCLLLTALAVVGLGIIGGSFLYDQYMRVQMRSALTAQIPFPEEANYIGGWSRIPIDDSESFDEIRPDSYKDTFQQQFEFNDNSETISVPDFKNGRNGRFIHDFNTNITGIIDITGNRCFVMPLNRGNILPPKSLFDLLQKMWAGHYNIDTRVVRETMRVVTPPISDPKSIGTYIGKECEGKPIYKLEKYVGGVVKRSADHEEVKFAQFAGKGILEFDIVNMDEVSNYEKNNR, via the exons ATGACGATTATAACGAAGCCCCTTTCAGAGAAAAAGGGAGACAAACTCGATGTTCCCTTGGTGACCTACGCCGCCCCTCCCGGTGGAACG GGCCTTCCAGATGTTGAGAGTGGCAGCGGTCTCGCCCTTCACCATAGGACACAAAGGGTCTCCAACTTAACTACATGCTGTTTGCTTTTGACCGCGTTGGCGGTAGTCGGACTTGGAATCATTGGCGGCTCTTTCCTCTATGATCAGTACATGAGAGTCCAAATGCGCTCCGCCTTAACCGCTCAGATACCATTCCCAGA agAGGCAAATTATATCGGAGGCTGGAGTAGAATTCCAATTGATGATTCAGA GTCTTTCGACGAAATTAGACCCGACAGTTACAAAGATACTTTCCAACAACAGTTCGAGTTTAATGATAACTCAGAGACGATCAGTGTACCCGACTTTAAGAACGGTCGCAACGGTAGATTCATCCATGATTTCAATACCAATATAACTGGTATTATCGATATCACTGGTAACCGTTGCTTTGTAATGCCATTGAACAGag GAAATATTTTGCCACCAAagtctctctttgacttactGCAAAAAATGTGGGCAGGTCATTACAACATTGACACAAGAGTAGTCAGGGAAACCATGAGAGTAGTAACACCACCAATTAGCGATCCTAAGAGCATCGGAACCTATATTGGTAAAGAGTGTGAAGGAAAACCAATTTATAAGTTAGAGAAATACGTTGGAGGAG TTGTGAAACGTTCCGCCGACCACGAGGAAGTTAAGTTTGCCCAATTTGCAGGAAAGGGTATTCTTGAATTTGACATTGTTAACATGGATGAAGTGTCAaactatgaaaaaaataatcgttaa
- the LOC109602728 gene encoding arginine/serine-rich coiled-coil protein 2, which yields MGKYSSDSETEKRGTKSSYSNKSRRRSSSSSSSSSRSRHRRDKRHTKRRSRSKSRDKYSRSRRSRSSSPSTYRSSKSKYRSKSRERSKYKRSSSRDRKQYSRDKNRSRRSRSKSYIKEYTSRPRKPSNSSDSSSSSNSSYKKNKPQKKPSVEFPKTSTNTKDNNTDCVIIDTKVIDEINEDKFAPKKFTSANKSKKEDKIVIDLQKQTIKVPEVEAVEPDSIFHHNLFLSEEARMEKWVKELYSFRQKSLQQGQKI from the exons atggGTAAATATTCAAGTGACTCAGAAACTGAAAAGAGAGGAACTAAAAGTTCTTATAGCAACAAAAGTCGTAGAAG gtCATCCTCTTCAAGTTCTAGTAGTTCTCGAAGTAGACACAGAAGGGATAAAAGACATACTAAGAGGAGATCAAGAAGCAAAAGTAGAGATAAGTACTCCAGAAGCAG gagGTCTAGAAGTAGTAGTCCTTCTACATATAGATCTTCTAAATCAAAGTATAGGTCTAAATCTAGAGAGAGATCCAAGTATAAAAGATCTTCTTCACGGGATAGAAAACAATATTCCCGTGATAAAAACAGATCCAGAAGATCCAGATCCAAATCCTACATAAAGGAGTATACAAGTAGACCAAGGAAGCCATCAAATAGTTCAGACTCATCCAGCTCCTCCAATTCAAGTTATAAGAAGAACAAACCTCAAAAGAAGCCTTCAGTTGAATTTCCTAAAACTTCAACAAATACAAAAGATAACAATACAGACTGTGTGATTATAGACACCAAAGttattgatgaaattaatgaagatAAGTTTGCCCCTAAGAAATTTACTAGTGCTAACAAATCTAAAAAAGAAGACAAGATTGTAATTGATTTACAGAAACAGACCATTAAAGTACCTGAAGTTGAGGCAGTAGAACCAGATTCAATTTTTCATCACAAT cttTTCTTAAGTGAAGAAGCGCGAATGGAAAAGTGGGTAAAAGAGCTATATTCTTTTAGACAGAAATCCCTTCAACAAGGCCAGAAAatttga
- the LOC109607775 gene encoding divergent protein kinase domain 2A: MMMMAVRPCYQLLVFSILILFASIYLPLVVSIFQKVWFYKIFDNQTCPYCYGDNLCDDIYNGHFNLSINNLLDVGQFISTKNVYKGLYKQQRVFVKKLADSWELSEFDKSEKKDVSNTNILKYLNQVTPLANFKSCDKSTSEHFLNDLTENWTLEQIWTIIHINIEPLIIKIFNKSSGYAVPNILGYCGRSILQEDSGEPLNVFTKVSWIKRAYLAVQLLKSAVDFTFKHPKYRIYLTDMSSDNVAVQKTTMKLTFIDLENAVLDLKEPRRLIHYSNNFQNEYAFSQDKICDSSISDHNIFSVCKLFLSKNAPWPMMKNGLLHNPPISIWVKHRQLFKSIKYCVISKKRFYFSKKILISLQHILHLYKGVLN; this comes from the exons atgatgatgatggcAGTAAGACCTTGTTACCAGCTATTGGTTttctctattttaattttatttgcctCAATTTATCTCCCATTAGTTGttagtatttttcaaaaagtgtggttttataaaatttttgataaccaGACTTGCCCCTATTGTTATGGTGATAACTTATGTGATGATATCTACAatggacattttaatttaagtatcaataatttattggatGTGGGTCAGTTTATAAGTaccaaaaatgtttataaaggtTTATATAAGCAACAAAgagtatttgtaaaaaaactaGCTGACTCATGGGAATTGAGTGAATTTGACAAATCTGAAAAAAAAGACGTCAgtaatactaatattttaaaatacttaaatcaaGTTACTCCCCTTGCTAATTTCAAGTCATGTGATAAATCTACTTCTGAACATTTTCTTAATGACCTAACAGAAAATTGGACCCTTGAGCAAATATGGACAATTATCCACATAAATATTGAGccattgataataaaaatatttaataaatcttccGGTTATGCTGTCCCAAATATTTTGGGATATTGCGGCAGATCAATTTTGCAAGAAGATAGTGGAGAACCTCTGAATGTATTTACCAAGGTATCTTGGATAAAGAGAGCATATCTGGCTGTACAGTTACTTAAATCTGCAGTGgattttacttttaagcatCCCAAGTACAGAATTTATCTCACTGACATGTCGTCTGATAATGTGGCAGTTCAAAAAACTACCATGAAACTTACATTTATTGATTTGGAGAATGCTGTTCTAGATCTAAAAGAACCAA gaagacttattcattattcaaataatttccaaaatgAATATGCTTTTTCCCAGGATAAAATATGTGATAGCAGTATAAGtgatcataatatattttctgtatgTAAG CTCTTCTTATCAAAAAATGCTCCTTGGCCAATGatgaaaaatggtttattgCACAATCCACCAATTAGTATTTGGGTGAAACACAGACaactatttaaaagtattaaatactgCGTTATTTCTAAGAaacgattttattttagtaaaaagatTTTGATTTCATTACAACATATATTGCATTTATATAAgggagttttaaattaa
- the LOC109602727 gene encoding arrestin homolog, producing the protein MVYNFRVFKKQSPNGKITMYLGKRDFVDHISGIEPIDGVFVINEDYKDRKIFGQVVCSFRYGREEDEVMGLNFQKDLFLASEQIFPPQQKQNPTKLQERLMKKLGPNSYPFTFTIPPNAPASVTLQPASEDEGQPCGVNYYVKLFSGENETDRAHKRSAVTMGIRKIQYAPSKQGKQPCTVVRKDFMLSPGELELEVTLDKQLYHHGEKVAVNVAIRNNSNKVVKKIKAMVQQGVDVVLFQNGQYRTSVSSMETQEGCPLNPGSSLQKIIYLLPLLSSNKDRRGIALDGQLKKQDTNLASTTLLASPDQRDAFGIIVSYAVKVKLYLGALGGELAAELPFILMHPKPNTRGKLVTADSQADVEVFRQDTIIEPEADGDRFD; encoded by the exons atggtttacaaCTTTCGTGTTTTCAAAAAACAGTCCCCAAATGGCAAAATTACTATGTACCTTGGTAAACGAGACTTCGTTGATCATATTTCTGGGATTGAACCAATAG ATGGTGTTTTCGTAATTAACGAGGACTACAAGGACAGAAAGATATTTGGTCAAGTGGTCTGCAGCTTCCGATATGGCCGCGAGGAAGACGAAGTCATGGGTCTCAACTTCCAGAAGGACTTGTTTTTGGCATCAGAGCAAATTTTCCCACcgcaacaaaaacaaaatccaACCAAGTTGCAAGAAAGATTAATGAAGAAATTGGGTCCCAACAGCTACCCATTTACCTTTACCATTCCGCCGAATGCCCCAGCATCTGTCACTCTGCAGCCAG CTTCCGAGGATGAAGGCCAACCTTGCGGTGTCAATTATTACgtaaaattattcagtggcGAAAACGAAACTGACAGGGCCCATAAAAGAAGCGCTGTTACAATGGGAATCAGAAAGATTCAGTATGCTCCCAGCAAACAGGGTAAACAACCCTGTACTGTGGTTCGCAAAGATTTTATGCTCAGCCCTGGCGAACTCGAATTGGAAGTCACTCTAGATAAAcaa TTGTATCACCATGGAGAAAAAGTTGCAGTGAATGTGGCAATTCGTAATAATAGTAACAAGGtggtaaagaaaataaaagcaatGGTTCAGCAAGGTGTCGATGTTGTACTGTTCCAAAATGGGCAATATAGAACATCTGTATCTAGCATGGAAACCCA ggaGGGATGTCCGTTAAATCCAGGATCCagcttacaaaaaataatttacttgttaCCACTGTTATCTTCAAATAAAGACCGCAGAGGGATTGCTTTAGATggacaacttaagaaacaggACACCAATTTGGCTTCTACCACTTT GTTAGCTTCACCAGATCAACGCGACGCATTTGGAATTATTGTGTCGTATGctgttaaagttaaattgtATCTGGGTGCTTTGGGGGGAGAGTTAGCAGCCGAATTGCCATTTATTTTGATGCATCCTAAA CCGAATACAAGAGGAAAATTGGTCACAGCAGACAGTCAAGCTGACGTGGAAGTATTCAGACAAGATACAATAATTGAACCTGAGGCTGATGGTGACAGATTTGATTAA
- the LOC109607773 gene encoding cytoplasmic protein NCK1, producing the protein MLETRSIRGMPEPSWQSRSNYRVNLPPHQMATPNVRHGKTAQDDICYVVAKYDYEHQGPQELDLRKNDRYVLLDDSKHWWKVQNNRNQSGYVPSNYVKKEKPSLFDSIKKKVKKGSGSKTLPSNNSPSRNIESPSMARRQAADPSEAIGMAVVKYNYQAQQPDELSLVKGTRILILEKSNDGWWRGQSGTVAGWFPSNYTQEEGDADEQLHTYAMAENVLDIVVALYSFTSSNDQELSFEKGDRLEILDRPPTDPEWYKARNAQGQIGLVPRNYLQELSDYLTQPYQDRNKPERIESNMERSQQSLMEKPHLIDKPWYYGSITRNVCDNLLNQKGHDGDFLIRDSETNVGDYSVSLKAPGRNKHFRVHVEGALYCIGQRKFHTLDQLVDHYQRAPIYTNKQGEKLYLVRPLPKPSNG; encoded by the exons ATGTTGGAAACCAGATCTATTCGTGGTATGCCAGAACCTTCATGGCAATCTAGGTCTAATTACCGAGTAAACTTACCTCCTCATCAAATGGCAACACCAAATGTTAGACAtg GCAAGACTGCTCAAGATGACATATGCTACGTCGTGGCAAAGTACGACTACGAACACCAGGGACCGCAGGAGCTCGATCTACGAAAGAACGACCGGTACGTGCTGCTCGACGACTCGAAGCACTGGTGGAAGGTGCAAAACAACCGCAACCAGTCCGGCTACGTTCCCAGTAACTACGTCAAAAAGGAGAAGCCCTCGCTCTTTGACAGTATTAAAAAGAAG gtaaaaaaagGATCTGGCTCAAAGACTTTGCCGTCAAATAATTCTCCGTCACGTAACATTGAATCTCCCAGTATGGCACGCAGACAAGCGGCCGACCCTTCGGAAGCCATCGGTATGGCGGTTGTCAAGTACAATTACCAAGCTCAGCAACCCGATGAACTTTCATTGGTTAAAGGCACAAGAATATTGATCTTGGAAAAAAGCAATGACG GTTGGTGGAGGGGACAAAGCGGTACGGTAGCCGGGTGGTTCCCCTCGAACTACACACAGGAAGAAGGTGATGCTGACGAGCAGCTGCACACATACGCCATGGCCGAAAACGTTCTCGACATTGTGGTGGCGCTCTATTCATTCACATCCTCCAACGACCAAGAATTGTCGTTCGAGAAAGGCGATCGTTTAGAAATCCTTGACAGGCCTCCTACCGATCCAGAATG GTACAAGGCAAGAAACGCCCAGGGTCAAATAGGTCTGGTGCCCCGCAACTACCTACAGGAATTGTCCGACTACCTTACGCAACCGTATCAAGACCGCAACAAGCCTGAACGTATCGAATCGAACATGGAACGATCGCAACAATCCCTAATGGAGAAACCACACCTAATCGACAAACCGTGGTACTACGGCAGCATCACACGGAACGTCTGCGACAATCTCCTCAACCAGAAGGGCCACGACGGTGATTTTCTCATACGGGACAGCGAAACTAAC GTTGGAGATTATTCCGTCTCGCTCAAAGCACCTGGTCGCAACAAACATTTCCGGGTTCACGTGGAGGGTGCGCTCTACTGCATAGGACAACGAAAATTCCACACGCTTGATCAGCTGGTCGATCATTATCAGCGTGCCCCCATTTATACCAACAAGCAAGGTGAAAAACTTTATCTAGTGCGTCCGTTGCCGAAACCCTCGAAtggttaa
- the LOC109602725 gene encoding importin subunit alpha-3, whose translation MADPSYKSRIQNFKNKGKDQDEMRRRRNEVTVELRKNKREETLQKRRNVPFADSTDEDEIEKSLSTVNLEQLVEQAAAVDNPQLQLMAVQSARKLLSSDRNPPIDALIASGILPILIKCLEHQENPALQFEAAWALTNIASGTSAQTNQVVTAGAVPLFLRLLSSSHQNVCEQAVWALGNIIGDGPILRDYVIELGVVKPLLSFINPEIPISFLRNVTWVIVNLCRNKDPPPPIATIDEILPALNALIHHTDINILVDTVWALSYLTDGGNDQIQMVIESGVVPKLIPLLSHKEVKVQTAALRAVGNIVTGTDEQTQVVLNCGALSHFPALLTHHKDKICKEAVWFLSNITAGNQNQVQAVIDAGLIPKIIDNLSKGDFQTQKEAAWAISNLTIGGNKEQVAILINAGVIPPFCDLLNCKDAMVVQVVLDGINNMLKMAEADVEQLCTMIEECNGLDKIEALQNHNNIEIYKLAYDIIEQYFNGENEEDPNIAPAPLESTFSFDPSSNVPNADFKF comes from the exons ATGGCGGACCCTAGTTATAAGAGTCGCatacaaaatttcaagaatAAAGGGAAGGATCAAGAT GAAATGCGAAGACGTAGAAATGAAGTCACAGTCGAGCTTAGGAAAAACAAACGCGAGGAAACGCTCCAGAAAAGAAGGAACGTTCCATTTGCAGATTCTACAGATgaagatgaaattgaaaagtcCCTGTCGACTGTTAACCTAGAACAATTAGTGGAGCAAGCTGCTGCTGTAGATAACCCACAATTGCAGTTAATGGCTGTCCAGTCTGCTAGAAAATTGTTGTCCTCAGACCGAAACCCACCAATCGATGCTTTGATTGCTAGTGGAATATTGCCTATACTCATTAAATGTTTGGAACACCAGGAAAATCCAGCTTTGCAGTTTGAAGCTGCTTGGGCATTAACAAACATTGCATCTGGAACTTCGGCACAAACCAATCAGGTTGTTACTGCAGGAGCTGTACCTTTGTTCTTACGTTTATTAAGTTCTTCACATCAGAATGTTTGTGAACAAGCTGTTTGGGCTTTAGGAAATATTATTGGAGATGGTCCAATACTTAGAGATTATGTCATTGAGCTTGGTGTGGTAAAGCCTTTGCTATCATTTATCAACCCAGAGATACCTATATCATTCTTAAGGAATGTTACTTGggttattgttaatttgtgtAGAAATAAGGATCCACCACCACCAATTGCGACTATAGATGAAATTTTACCAGCGTTGAACGCCCTTATTCATCATACAGATATAAAT atATTAGTGGACACTGTTTGGGCCCTGAGCTATTTAACAGATGGAGGAAATGATCAAATACAAATGGTTATAGAGAGCGGAGTTGTTCCCAAATTGATTCCATTGCTTAGTCATAAAGAAGTCAAGGTTCAAACTGCAGCATTGAGGGCTGTTGGAAATATTGTCACTGGAACTGATGAGCAAACACAG gtTGTATTGAATTGTGGCGCCCTTTCACACTTCCCTGCTCTATTGACACACCACAAAGACAAGATTTGCAAAGAAGCTGTTTGGTTCCTGTCAAACATTACAGCTGGTAATCAAAATCAAGTTCAAGCAGTTATTGATGCAG GTCTGATTCCTAAGATTATTGACAATTTGAGCAAGGGTGATTTCCAAACGCAAAAGGAAGCTGCATGGGCAATAAGTAACCTCACAATTGGTGGTAATAAGGAACAAGTTGCTATCTTAATTAATGCTGGCGTTATACCACCCTTCTGTGATCTTCTTAATTGCAAAGATGCTATGGTTGTTCAG GTTGTTTTGGATGGCATCAACAACATGCTGAAAATGGCCGAGGCGGACGTAGAACAATTATGCACAATGATCGAAGAGTGCAATGGCCTGGACAAGATCGAAGCGCTACAAAATCACaacaacattgaaatttacaaGTTGGCTTACGATATTATTGAGCAATACTTTAATGGCGAG aatgaAGAAGATCCCAACATTGCACCAGCCCCTCTCGAGTCTACTTTCAGTTTCGACCCGAGTAGTAACGTACCAAACGCAgatttcaagttttga
- the LOC109602722 gene encoding uncharacterized protein LOC109602722: MLVSDANNEVYKVTRKTLLGWELTLLQDAIFNYFIPSLASCVLYIAILACDIGVIFRQFKDEEPIWAGMTILFICMPSITSYMVIISDWDLWPNQVGFGCENIEWALVKTVEHIFFPIWQLWRYGERLFWSIDAIILQDDDERADSLEHVYAPRDIELSIFLQSYQHALPQILLQLFILMRHESELKSQTENIQVVSIILNLIKVSVTTTHFQRFKTQKLAGKQYPWYKQYKKQYETNKPLIKTNSTIELRRTGVLVPRKSMEIERLSIATITSLKKKIRSSSVLNLIGIDKHKEIEQQQNKDVSDKNVNRSNVDDTLDQTLIEANLDDTHAETVALRNIAEDPRITLRRNSSDIYLEPIMHSKPPTFNNDTSDEEEETYLETNIDDVLKEEIKAPVENVTLRNNVDECSRYNTYSTRQTIIETDKHQSKYLNRDAYNSEKTVINSPKTDIYDVKRVIHVKGMVDDDFAGKSIAILWWFTFLLARVLALSAFAYFYFVETIYLVSSHYILVIAVLVYDVKSDSMNRGKLPFFIFLGYIYIFCIIEFKIKFKKATVLYYGYFFLVFFENITMCLIWFYQKLDTLQTDFWFKYIFYIVLLASVCSLSSMIFYMTINKPQKVVTKSLIKI; the protein is encoded by the exons ATGTTAGTATCAGATGCAAATAACGAGGTATATAAAGTAACAAGAAAGACTTTGCTTGGTTGGGAATTGACCCTCCTTCAAGAtgctatatttaattattttattccgtCATTAGCATCTTGCGTACTTTACATAGCCATTTTGGCTTGTGATATTGGTGTTATCTTCCGTCAGTTCAAAGACGAAGAACCAATATGGGCTGGAAtgacaattttgttcatatgcATGCCCAGCATTACCAGTTATATGGTCATCATATCCGACTGGGACCTGTGGCCTAATCAAGTGGGTTTTGGCTGTGAAAATATTGAGTGGGCTCTTGTTAAAACTGtagaacatatattttttccgATTTGGCAATTATGGAG ATACGGGGAAAGACTTTTTTGGTCCATAGATGCTATTATTTTACAAGACGACGATGAAAGGGCAGATTCACTTGAACACGTTTATGCTCCAAGGGACATTGAGCTATCCATATTTTTACAGTCATATCAACATGCCTTACCTCAAATTTTGTTGCAGTTGTTCATATTGATGCGACACGAAAGTGAACTTAAATCACAAACag AGAACATCCAAGTAGTATCAATAATTCTGAATTTAATCAAAGTCTCTGTAACAACGACCCACTTCCAAAGATTTAAAACTCAAAAACTGGCAGGAAAGCAGTACCCGTGGTACAAACAGTACAAAAAACaatatgaaacaaataaaccgttaattaaaacgaattccACGATTGAATTAAGAAGAACCGGAGTTCTTGTACCTAGAAAAAGTATGGAAATTGAAAGGCTATCAATAGCAACTATAACTtcgttaaagaaaaaaatcagaaGTTcctcagttttaaatttaattggaattgATAAGCACAAAGAAATtgaacaacaacaaaacaaagaTGTGAgtgataaaaatgtgaataggTCAAACGTAGATGATACATTGGACCAAACCCTTATAGAAGCGAACTTAGATGATACGCATGCAGAAACAGTTGCTTTAAGAAACATTGCGGAAGATCCAAGAATTACTTTAAGGAGAAACAGTTctgatatatatttagaacCTATAATGCATTCAAAACCACCAACTTTTAATAACGACACAAGTgatgaagaagaagaaacaTATTTGGAAACTAACATTGATGACGTTcttaaagaagaaataaaagcTCCAGTTGAGAATGTCACTTTACGAAATAATGTAGATGAATGTTCGAGATACAATACGTACAGTACAAGACAAACAATTATAGAAACAGATAAACATCAgtcgaaatatttaaatagggATGCATATAATTCAGAGAAAACTGTGATAAACTCACCAAAAACAGATATCTATGACGTTAAACGAGTAATTCACGTCAAAGGGATGGTGGATGATGATTTTGCGGGAAAATCCATTGCTATTTTGTGGTGGTTTACATTTCTCTTGGCTAGAGTACTAGCACTATCAGCATTTGCCTATTTTTACTTTGTGGAAACTATTTACTTAGTCTCGTCGCACTACATATTAGTGATAGCTGTACTTGTCTATGACGTAAAATCAGATTCTATGAACAGGGGAAAATTAccgtttttcatatttctaggatacatttacatattttgtataatagagtttaaaatcaaatttaagaaGGCTACTGTACTTTATTATGGCTATTTTTTCCttgttttctttgaaaatataacaatgtGTCTGATATGGTTCTATCAAAAATTAGATACTTTGCAAACTGATTTttggtttaaatatatattttatatagttctTCTAGCGTCGGTGTGTAGTTTGTCttctatgattttttatatgacaataaataaaccacAAAAAGTTGTAACAAAAAGTCTTATTAAGAtctaa